In the Theobroma cacao cultivar B97-61/B2 chromosome 1, Criollo_cocoa_genome_V2, whole genome shotgun sequence genome, one interval contains:
- the LOC18613526 gene encoding desiccation-related protein PCC13-62, with translation MEVRTEVRYACKAKGSFSWYIDLRVLGASLLAIESARYGVLRTQLYLRVNATVPPYRFTVANLTERIAQLTNRLGMCGQKDEGLVVPLALGAENRTTSNIIAANVNSLLLPRTILEVFRIFFGTGNASMTGGFFPNGMNGAIAENIIRRGLV, from the exons ATGGAGGTACGCACAGAAGTTCGATATGCATGCAAGGCAAAAGGAAGTTTCTCATGGTACATCGATCTTCGAGTC CTGGGTGCTTCACTCTTGGCCATAGAGTCTGCAAGATATGGAGTTCTACGAACACAACTCTACCTGAGGGTCAACGCGACAGTGCCGCCTTATCGATTCACCGTGGCAAATCTCACCGAGCGTATCGCACAACTGACCAACCGACTTGGCATGTGCGGCCAGAAAGATGAAGGTCTGGTAGTACCATTAGCACTTGGAGCAGAGAACCGAACTACCAGTAACATCATTGCGGCGAATGTTAATTCCCTGTTACTTCCACGAACAATACTGGAGGTCTTCAGGATATTTTTTGGAACTGGCAACGCAAGCATGACCGGTGGATTTTTTCCAAATGGTATGAATGGTGCAATTGCCGAGAACATTATTCGCCGAGGACTTGTCTAA